The genomic region TTATCGGAAAGAGAATTTAATTCTTTTACTCGTTGGATTTCCTCAATTAGCAAATCGCTGAAGGCAGATTGAGGAGATAGTAACAACAGAAAATAATCGCACTGCTTTAATTCGGCATCGATGCGTTGCGGCCAATTTTCGGCTTGTAAAATGCTCTCTTGAGCCATGAATATTTGATGTCCAGCCGCTTTTAATGCTTCTGATAATTGGTGGGCAAGATTTTGATCTGGATTTTGCGATCGATATGAGATGAAAATTTTCTGATTAGTAACAGAGGAAGAAAGGGGAGATGAGGGAGGAAAAGGACGCGGGGACGCGGAGACTGGGGGACGCGGTGAAAATTCTTCCGATAATCTTTCTCGCTCTCCTACTCTCCCACTTTCGACTAAATCTCCGGAACGCTGCACTTGACTGTGCAGATAAATTCGCAAACGGTTTTCTTTCCCCCTGGTAAAGCCGTCGATGCCAAATTTGTTGTAAACTTGGCCCATGCGTTTGAGGCAAGCACCTTCGGAGGTTTGCAGCTTTTGGGCGATTTCCTCGTATTCCATATTTTCTGCAAACCGCAGCAAGAAGACTTCCTCCTGCTCTGGGGACAGTTCGCGATCGTGCGCCATCTGGATTAAAAATTGACGCGAAAACATCAGTAAATCGCCTCTCTAACGACAAAACACCTCAAATGCTATGCACCTTGGCAAAAGTAAGCTCTGAAACAGTTTACAAAAATTATAAAGTTAAATAAACCCATCCAAACAGAGGCTTACCGACATTTTCAGAGTTTATCCGGGAATAACCTAGTTTGTTCGATCGACTCCCGGAGCCTAAACAAGGTGATTCCCTCTGTTTATACGATAGCTTATTATTTGGGGCAAGGGGACAAGAGCAGGGGAGCGGGGGAGCGGGGGGAAAAAAGAATATGTGGAAAGATCCCCGATTTCTTTAATAAGTCGGGGATCTCTAGTTTGTAGTAAGGACTTTCGTCCTTTTTGAGAACTGAAGTCCTCATTACGAACTTATATTTCGGGGATATTGGGATTAACTGGATTTTCTTTAATTGTTTGAAAAATTGTTAATGTTGGGTTGAGGATACGAAACCCAACCTACTAAATTCTGACTCCTGATTTCTTCTAACTCCCAGACATCTTAACAAAAATACTTTGTGCGGTTTCTCGATCTAAAGCAGCGCGAGTTCTACCAACCTTAATAATATAAGAGGGAAACCGCTGTTCCAAAGTAATAGAAATCCCTGGAATTACGCCCATTGCCATTAATTTGCGGATAACGGCTTCATCTTCAGTTTTCAGTGCCGCAACGGTGCCGCATTCTCCATTTTTCGCAGAAGCAAGTGCAATCATTTAAGTATTAACTCCTAACAAGGTTAACAGTAAGTTCATTAAGTATCCCACTAGAAAAGCAAATGGGAAAATAAATGCTGTAATGGCAATAGTAGTTTTAGCTCCTCGTTCTTTCAACATCATTTGCAATTGGGCGATGCAGGGTAAGAATAGAGTCAAGACAACGGCTGCTACCAATAATTGATTGCCGTTAAAAATACCCTCTTGCTGCATATCGAAAAGTCCAGCTGCTCCGTAATCTCTGCGGAAGAAACCATATAAAAATATAAGTGCAGCTTCTTTCGGCAATCCTAACGCTAAAGTAATCGGTTCGATCGCCCTAATAATCGCATCAAATAAACCAGTGAGACGCCCAATCCAAATAAAAACTGATGCC from Leptolyngbyaceae cyanobacterium harbors:
- a CDS encoding FeoA family protein; this translates as MIALASAKNGECGTVAALKTEDEAVIRKLMAMGVIPGISITLEQRFPSYIIKVGRTRAALDRETAQSIFVKMSGS
- a CDS encoding nucleoside recognition domain-containing protein, translating into MLNQLVYPQPIEIAIAKIESLFSLDYERYLSKNYHLSKRSLALLLLQKDPDFWAEVQRNEQQYREIEAAIRLPKLKNILIKTWVRMKWYFLEIIPIFIWASVFIWIGRLTGLFDAIIRAIEPITLALGLPKEAALIFLYGFFRRDYGAAGLFDMQQEGIFNGNQLLVAAVVLTLFLPCIAQLQMMLKERGAKTTIAITAFIFPFAFLVGYLMNLLLTLLGVNT